CGACCATCGACTGGCCGAGGCCGTAGCCGGTGGCGGTGGGCAGCTGGAGCAACTGCGGGGAGACCAGGCTCATCGCGTACATCGCGAAGCCGATCACCACGGAGGCCAGGTTGGTCATCAGCACCTGGCGGCGGGCGCTGGTGCGCAGGTCGACCAGCGGCTGCTCGGTGCGCAGCTCCCACCAGCCCCAGACCGGGAGGACCACGACGGCGACGGCCAGCATGCCCAGGGTGGTGCCGGAGCCCCAGCCCCAGTCGCTGCCCTTGGAGATGGTGAGCAGCAGGGCGACCAGTCCGATGGTGAGCCCGATCGCGCCGACGACGTCGAAGCGGCCGCCGGAGCGGACCGGGGACTCGGGAACGAGGAGGAACACGGCGGCGGCGACCACCGCACCGAGCGCGGCGGAGATCCAGAACAGCGCGTGCCAGCTGGCGTTCTGGGCGATGACGGCGGACAGCGGCAGGCCGAACGCGCCGCCGATGCCGAGCGAGGAGCTCATCAGCGCCATCGAGGAGCCGAGCTTCTGCGGCGGCAGTTCGTCGCGCATGATGCTGATGCCGAGCGGGATGACACCGGCGCCGACGCCCTGGAGGGCGCGGCCGATCACCATCGGGGCGAGCGAGCTGCTGAGGCCGCAGACCAGCGAGCCGATGACGAGCATGGTGAGGCTGGCGAGCAGGATGCGGCGCTTGCCGTACATGTCGCCGAGTCGGCCGAGCACCGGGGTGGCGACGGCACCGGCCAGCAGGGTGGCGGTGATCGCCCAGGACGCGTTGGCGGCCGTGGTGTGGAGCAGGTTCGGCAGGTCCGGGATCAGCGGGACGACCAGGGTCTGCATCAGCGAGACCACGATGCCCGCGCCGGCGAGCACTCCGACGATGGGGCCGGTGCGTGCCTGACTCATGGGGTACTTCCATCTCTTCGACTAGATATGCATGATGCACACAATGTGTACCATACATATGGCACCCTCGCGGGATATGCTGCCGAAAAGTGACGCAAGGGACGGAGGAGCATGCGGCGCGACAAGGAACTCGCCCTGATCGAACGGGAAATGATGCTGCTCGCCCGTCACCAGGTGCTCGCCACCGCCCGTACCAACGGCGGCCCCGACGCCTTGGAGCGCAGCGCGTACACCCTGCTCAGCCGGATCGAGACCGAGGGCCCGCTGACCATCGGCCAGCTGGCCGAGGCCTTCGGGCTGGACACCTCCACCGTCAACCGGCAGACCGCCGCGATGCTGCGGGCCGGCCTGGTCGACCGCATCCCGGACCCGGACGGCGGAGTCGCCCGCAAGCTGCGGATCACCGAGGAGGGCCTGCGCCGGCTGCGGCAGGACCGCGACTGGTCGGTCGAGGGCCTGTCCCGGGTGGTCACCGACTGGACGTCCGAGGACCTGGCCGAGTTCGCCGAGGTGCTGGAACGCTTCAACCGCGACATCGAACGGATCCAGGGCCGCCCCTGGCCGCGCGGCTGACCCGGCTCGGCCCGCCCCCGCCCGACCCTGCCCGGCCCGCCCCTGCCCGGCCCGCCCCCGCGCGGGGGCCCGGCCGCCCGGACGGCCCGTCAACCCCCGCCGCCCGCCGCTCCCCCGGCGGGCGTTGCGCCGAGCGGGTGGCCCTCGTACCGCCGGTCCGCGACCTGACGGGTAAAACCTGTCGCCCGGGCGGCCACCGCCGCACCGGCCGAAACGATCAGGCCCTACGATCACCCCCAGGAGCGGACCCCGGGCCCGGACCGGCCCGCGCGCGGAAGGGCGGACGAGGAAGAAGTGGCCGACGCGGTGATCGATCTCAATGCGGACCTCGGCGAGGGCTTCGGACGCTGGAGCCTGACCGACGACGAGGCGCTGCTCTCCGTGGTCACCAGCGCCAACGTCGCCTGCGGCTTCCACGCCGGTGACCCGTCCACGATGCGCCGGGTCTGCTCGCTGGCCGCCGAGCGCGGGGTGCGGATCGGCGCCCAGGTCTCCTACCGCGACCTGGCCGGGTTCGGCCGCCGCGCGATGGACGTCCCGCCGGACGAGCTGGCCGACGAGATCGCCTACCAGATCGGCGCGCTCCAGGTGTTCGCCCGCGCGGCCGGCTCCCGGGTCTCCTACGTCAAGCCGCACGGCGCCCTCTACAACCGGGTGGTGGACGACAACGAGCAGGCCGAGGCGGTGGTTTCGGGCGTGCTGCGGGCCGGCGCGGTCTGCGACGGGCCGCTGCCGCTGCTCGGCCTGCCCGGTTCCCGGCTGCTGGCGGTCGCCGAGGGCGTCGGACTGCCCGTGGTCACCGAGGCGTTCGCCGACCGCGCCTACACCCGGGCCGGCACCCTCGTCCCGCGCCGCGAGCCGGACGCCGTCGTGCACGACCCCGAGAAGGTCATCGCGCGCGCCGTCGGCATCGCCCGGGACGCCGTCGTGACCGCCGCCGGCGGCGAGGTGATCACCGTCCGGGCCCGCTCGCTGTGCGTGCACGGCGACACCCCCGGCGCCGCCCAACTCGCCTGGCGGGTCCGGGGCGCGCTGGCCTCCGCGGGCGTCCGCGTCGAGGCGTTCACCTGAGCCTCTCGACGCCCCGTCACGCCCCTGCCGCGCACCCCGCCCCACCCCCGGAAAATTCCCGGAATTCCCGCTGCTCCGGCCGCCCGGAAAGGCCCCTTCCCGGCCCTCCGCCGCCCCGCCGCGCCCCCGGCCCCCACCTCCCGGTGCGTGGCGGTCACCCCGTCGCGCAACCCCCCGCCGCGGGCCGCACAGCCCCTCGCCACATAGCCTCTGACCTGGTGTTTTCCTGATTTTCCCCTAGGGTTGGCAGCACTGCGGACCACGTCGGAGGGGACACGTGATGACCGAATACAACGCTGCGCACATCCAGGTGCTGGAGGGGTCGGCCGCCATCCGGAAACGGCCCGGGATGTACATCGGCTCGGCCGGCGAACACGGCCTGCACCAACTGCTGTACGAGGCGCTGGAACCGGCGGCGGAGGCCGTCCTGCTGGGCCGGGCGGGCCGGATCGACGTCACGCTGACCGCCGACGGCGGCGCCCGCGTCAGCCACGACGGCCGTCCGGACGACAGCCTGCCGGAACAGCTGACCCGCTTCTGGACGCCCCCGCGCGAAGCCGGGCCCCGGGTCCACCTCTCCCGCTTCGCCGCCGGCCTCTTCACCGTCAGCGCGCTCTCCGCCCGGCTGACCGTGGAGGAGCACCGCGACGGCGTGATCGTCCGCCACGCCTACGCCTGCGGCGAGCAGCTCACCCCGCCCACCGAGGCCGGCGCCACCGACCGCACCGGCACCGCGATCACCCTCCACCCCGACCCGGAGATCTTCGAGACCGTCGTTTTCGACCATCCGACCCTGGCCGATCACCTGCGCGAACTCGCCTTCCTCAACCGCGAGTTCGACTTCACCCTCACCGACGAACGCACCACCCCGCCGCGCACCGACCGCTTCCACCACCCCGCCGGCCCGCTCGACTACACCACCCACCTCGGCGGCGACCCCACCGACACCCTCACCCTCCACACCACCGACGAACGGATGGGCGGCACCCTCGACCTCGCCCTCTCCTGGACCGGCCGCGGCGGCATCCACTGCTACGCCAACAGCCGCCGCACCAGCGACGGCACCCACCTCACCGGCTTCCGGTCCGGCCTGCGGGCCGCCCTGCTCCCCCACCTCGGCAGGCACGCCCTGCGCACCCTGTTCACCGAACTCACGGCGGTCGTCTCGGTCAAGCTCGACGACCCCAACTACGAGGGCTGCGCCCGCGAGATGCTCGGCAACCACCCCGTCCACGCCTGCACCGCCGAGGCCGTCCAGCACGCGGTGGAAACCTGGCTCGCCGAACACCCGCAGCGCGCCGCCGAGTTGGCGGGCGGCTGACGTCTCAGCCCAGGTACCGCACGGTGACCTGCTCGCTGTGCGGTGCCAGCAGGGCGCGCAACTCCTCGGCGGGGGCGGTGAGTTCCGCGCCGTCCATGGTTTCCAGCACGAACAGCACGTCGGTCGCCCGTTCGGTGACCCGGGTGCGGTGGGCGTCGCGGTGGTTCCAGTGGCGGGTGAGGACGCCCGCCGCGTCGGCGTAGACCACCTCGCCGGGCCCGGGGTGCTGGACGGTGCCGGGTTCGCCGAGCGGGGTGAACTCCTCGGTGCCGTCGGCGAACCGGATCTCGACGGCGCCGTCGACCGCCGCCAGGTCGAACGCCCCGGCGGGGCGGGCGTGCCGGACGGAGACGGCGTTGTAGGAGTCGACGGCGGGGTTGATCCGGGGCAGCGCGCCCTGCTTGGCGAGGCGGCGGCCGAGCGCGTCCGCGCTGGGGCGGACGCGGCGCGGGTTGCTGCCGAAGGCGCGGTACGCGGTGTGCCAGGCGGCGATCCGCGGGTCGTGCTCGTCGGCGGGGCGCCACTCGCCTGCGGCGGCGCGGGCCTCCAGCCGGGCGAGCGCGGCCTCGGTGGCGGGCCAGGGCCGGTCGGCGCGGACGCCGCTGGCGGTGAGGACGGCGATCCGGGCGGCGGGGAAGGCCGCGGCGACGTCGGGGTGCAGGTGCGGAAGGGGCACGGGGAGTCTCCGGAGGGGTCAGGCCAGGGCCAGCAGGCCGACCGCGAGGGCGGCCGCGCCGAGGCCGGCCACCTGGCCGCGGTGGATGCGTTCGGACAGGACGGCGCGGGCCAGCAGCACGGTGCCGGCCGGGTAGAGCGCGGTGATCACCGCGACCACCGCCAGGTCGCCGCTGCGGGCGGCGAGCAGGAACAGCACGCCGGCCAGCGAGTCGAGCGCCCCGGCGGCACCCGCCAGGGCGTACGCGGGGCGCTCGGGGCCGAGCCGGCGGCGCCACAGGGCGGCGGCGGTCAGGGTGAGCGCGGAGGTGACGGCCCGGCCGACGATCAGCGGGGCGACGCCGCTGCCGGACGGGGCCTGGTGCAGGCAGACCAGCTGGACGGCGATCGCGCTGCCCGCGCCCAGCGCCAGCAGCAGCGCCGGACGGCCCACCCGGGCCCGGCCGCCGGACGACCCGGCGCTGACCAGGACCACCGCGGCCAGCGCCAGCGGCAGGCCCACCAGCCCGGCGGTGCCCAGCCGTTCGCCCTGCAGCAGGCCGACCAGGACCGGCAGCGCCGCCGAGACCAGCGCCGTCACCGGCGAGAGCACGTTCATCGGGCCGATCGCCAGCGTCCGGTACAGCAGCGCGAAGGCCGCCGCCGAGGCCGCCCCGGAGGCCGCGCCCCAGCCGACCGCCCCGGCCTCGAACCGGGCGCCGAGCAGCGGCCAGAGCAGCAGCTCGACGGCCAGGCTGGCGGGCGCGGCGACCAGCACGGTGCGCAGCACGTGCGCACGGCGGGCGCCGAGGCCGCCGAAGAAGTCGGCGCAGCCGTAGGCGAGGGAGCTGCCGAGGGCGAGCAGCAGAGCGAGCATGGCACTTCCCGGGAGGTGAGGCGGAACGGTCCGAACGGTACAACAGAGTGAACGCAACAGACCAACAGAATGATCGCCGCCCGCATTCCGCTCCCGCAGGGCCCCGGCCCGACCGGGAAGGCGCCCGCCGCACCCCGGAGGACGCCGACCGCGGAGGACGCCGACCGCGTCCCCGCCCCGGAAACCGTTTGCCGTGCTACCGCCCGCGGTGCTCTGCTCGCCCGGTGAACACTCTCCGCCTGCGCACCGACCGGCTCGCCCTGCGCCGCCTCACCCCCGCCGACCTGCCCGCCGTCACCGCCCTGTGCGGCGACCCGGAGGTGATGCGGTACATCGACGACGGCCGCCCCGTCCCGCCCGGGCGGGTCGCCGACGAGCTGCTGCCGGGCCTGCTGCGCGAGTACGCCGACCTGCCGGACGGCCTGGGCTGCTGGGCGCTGGAGGCGGACGGCCGCTTCCTGGGCTGGGCGGCGCTGCACCCGCCCGCCTCCGTCGGCCTGGACGGGACGGACGGCCTGGAGCTGGGCTACCGCCTGCTGCCCGCCGCCCGGGGCCGGGGGTACGCCACCGAGGCGGCGGCCGCGCTGGTCCGCGCCGCGTTCGAGGAGCTGCGGGCCGAGCGGGTGGCGGCCACCACGATGGCGGTGAACACCGCCTCCCGCCGCGTCCTGGAGCGGGCCGGCCTGCGCCACGTGCGGACGTTCTTCGCCGACTGGCCGGACCCGATCCCGGGCAGCGAGCACGGCGACGTGGTCTACGCGCTGACCTGGGCCGAGTGGGCCGCCGCCACGCCCTGACGCCCACCAGGGGCGGGCCCCGCCCCGGCGCCCGGGGCGGTCCGCGTCCGGATGCCCGCCGGGGCGAATGGTCCGGTTTGTCAGGTGATGACCCTTTGCGATCTTCAGTACATCCGGACCCCCTATCATCTGCCCGCACCGGACCGTGCCCCCGGCCGCCGGACCACCCCACGAGCGAACAGGAAACCGCCATGCTGAGCCCCCGAGAGACCTCCGCGGCGGGTGCCCGGTGATCGACTGGTTCCACGCGGCCGTGCTCGGCCTGGTGCAGGGCCTGACCGAGTTCCTGCCGGTCTCCTCCAGCGCCCACCTGCGGGTCTTCTCCGCCCTGGCCGGCTGGGACGACCCGGGCGCGGCCTTCACCGCGGTGACCCAGCTGGGCACCGAGTCCGCGGTGCTGATCTACTTCCGCAAGGACATCGGCGCGATCATCAGGGCCTGGACGCTCTCCCTGTTCCGCGCGGAGTGGCGGCGCGACCAGAACGCGAAGCTCGGCTGGTACGTGATCATCGGCACGCTGCCCATCGGCATCCTCGGCAAGCTGTTCCAGGACACCATCGAGACCACCCTGCGCGACCTGCGGCTGATCGGCACCACACTGATCCTGTTCGGCGTGATCCTGGCCGTCGCCGACCGCTCCCGCGCCGTCCGCAACGCCCGCGGCATCGAGTCGCTGAACTTCAAGCACGCGCTGATCTACGGCGCCGCCCAGTCACTGGCCCTGATCCCGGGCGTCTCCCGCTCCGGCGGCACCATCAGCGCCGGCCTGTTCCTCGGCTACAGCCGGGAGGCCGCCGCCCGCTACTCCTTCCTGCTCGCCATCCCCGCCGTCCTCGCCTCCGGCGGCCTCGAACTCCTCAAGATCGGCGACGGCCCGGCCCCCGCCTGGGGGCCGACCATCCTGGCCACCCTGATCGCCTTCGCGGTCGGCTACGCCGCCATCGCCTGGTTCCTGAAGTACATCTCGCACAACAGCTTCACGCCGTTCGTGATCTACCGAATCCTGCTCGGCATCACCATCATCGCCCTGGTCACCGCCGGCACCCTCGACCCGAACGCGGGCGCCGCGCACTGACCCGCCCCGACCGCCGTCCCGACGGGGACGGGGCGGCGGTCCGGGTCGAGCCGGAGCGCGGGGCGACCGGCCGCGGCGACACACCAGCGGCGCCGGAGATCGTTGCCACTCGATCTGACGTGCGATTAAATCCGGTGCCATGACGCTCACTTGGAAACTGGTCGTGGACAGCGCCGACGCCCCCGCGCTCGCCGAGTTCTGGGCCGCCGCCCTCGGCTACGAGGTCGAGGACCCGACCGCCCTGATCGACACGCTGCTCGCCGACGGCCGCCTCCCCGCCGCGGCCGTGCTCGACCGGGACGGCCGCAAGCTGTTCCGCGGCTACTCGGCCGTCCGCCACCCCGAGGACCCGTACGACCCGGTCAGCGGCATCGGCAAGGGCCGCCGCATCCTGTTCCAGCACGTCCCCGAGCCCAAGCAGGGCAAGAACCGGCTGCACGTCGACATCCACTCCGACGGTGAACTCGCCGCCGTGGTCGAGCGGTTGGAGAAGCTCGGGGCCACCCGCGTCGAGGAGCAGGACCAGGGGCCGGCCGGCCACTGGTGGGTGATGCGCGACCCCGAGGGCAACGAGTTCTGCGTCGCCTGAGCCGAAGAACCCCCCTCAACCCGCTCCCGGTCGCGGTCCCGGCCCCGGCCCCGGTCCCGGTCCCGGTCCCGCCACCAGCCGGTCGCCGAGCGCCGTGCGGTGGTAGAGCACCCGGCGCCCCAGCCTGGTCCGGTCGACCAGGCCGGTGTCGCGCAGGATCGCCAGGTGGCCG
The window above is part of the Kitasatospora sp. NA04385 genome. Proteins encoded here:
- a CDS encoding MFS transporter, whose translation is MSQARTGPIVGVLAGAGIVVSLMQTLVVPLIPDLPNLLHTTAANASWAITATLLAGAVATPVLGRLGDMYGKRRILLASLTMLVIGSLVCGLSSSLAPMVIGRALQGVGAGVIPLGISIMRDELPPQKLGSSMALMSSSLGIGGAFGLPLSAVIAQNASWHALFWISAALGAVVAAAVFLLVPESPVRSGGRFDVVGAIGLTIGLVALLLTISKGSDWGWGSGTTLGMLAVAVVVLPVWGWWELRTEQPLVDLRTSARRQVLMTNLASVVIGFAMYAMSLVSPQLLQLPTATGYGLGQSMVAAGLWMAPAGLVMMLLSPVSAKLSKAKGPKVSLLVGAVIITGGYLSALALMGHAWGVLVFSCLISGGIAFAYAAMPALIMGAVPVSETAAANGLNTLMRSIGTSSSSAVIGVVLAHMTTDFGGHALPSESGFRTAFMIGAGAAVAAALVTLAIPGVRRAVAGAAGRNGSQGGAAQGAVTEGAAAK
- a CDS encoding MarR family winged helix-turn-helix transcriptional regulator; its protein translation is MRRDKELALIEREMMLLARHQVLATARTNGGPDALERSAYTLLSRIETEGPLTIGQLAEAFGLDTSTVNRQTAAMLRAGLVDRIPDPDGGVARKLRITEEGLRRLRQDRDWSVEGLSRVVTDWTSEDLAEFAEVLERFNRDIERIQGRPWPRG
- a CDS encoding LamB/YcsF family protein: MIDLNADLGEGFGRWSLTDDEALLSVVTSANVACGFHAGDPSTMRRVCSLAAERGVRIGAQVSYRDLAGFGRRAMDVPPDELADEIAYQIGALQVFARAAGSRVSYVKPHGALYNRVVDDNEQAEAVVSGVLRAGAVCDGPLPLLGLPGSRLLAVAEGVGLPVVTEAFADRAYTRAGTLVPRREPDAVVHDPEKVIARAVGIARDAVVTAAGGEVITVRARSLCVHGDTPGAAQLAWRVRGALASAGVRVEAFT
- a CDS encoding DNA gyrase subunit B; its protein translation is MTEYNAAHIQVLEGSAAIRKRPGMYIGSAGEHGLHQLLYEALEPAAEAVLLGRAGRIDVTLTADGGARVSHDGRPDDSLPEQLTRFWTPPREAGPRVHLSRFAAGLFTVSALSARLTVEEHRDGVIVRHAYACGEQLTPPTEAGATDRTGTAITLHPDPEIFETVVFDHPTLADHLRELAFLNREFDFTLTDERTTPPRTDRFHHPAGPLDYTTHLGGDPTDTLTLHTTDERMGGTLDLALSWTGRGGIHCYANSRRTSDGTHLTGFRSGLRAALLPHLGRHALRTLFTELTAVVSVKLDDPNYEGCAREMLGNHPVHACTAEAVQHAVETWLAEHPQRAAELAGG
- a CDS encoding B3/4 domain-containing protein; this translates as MPLPHLHPDVAAAFPAARIAVLTASGVRADRPWPATEAALARLEARAAAGEWRPADEHDPRIAAWHTAYRAFGSNPRRVRPSADALGRRLAKQGALPRINPAVDSYNAVSVRHARPAGAFDLAAVDGAVEIRFADGTEEFTPLGEPGTVQHPGPGEVVYADAAGVLTRHWNHRDAHRTRVTERATDVLFVLETMDGAELTAPAEELRALLAPHSEQVTVRYLG
- a CDS encoding EamA family transporter; this translates as MLALLLALGSSLAYGCADFFGGLGARRAHVLRTVLVAAPASLAVELLLWPLLGARFEAGAVGWGAASGAASAAAFALLYRTLAIGPMNVLSPVTALVSAALPVLVGLLQGERLGTAGLVGLPLALAAVVLVSAGSSGGRARVGRPALLLALGAGSAIAVQLVCLHQAPSGSGVAPLIVGRAVTSALTLTAAALWRRRLGPERPAYALAGAAGALDSLAGVLFLLAARSGDLAVVAVITALYPAGTVLLARAVLSERIHRGQVAGLGAAALAVGLLALA
- a CDS encoding GNAT family N-acetyltransferase, with protein sequence MNTLRLRTDRLALRRLTPADLPAVTALCGDPEVMRYIDDGRPVPPGRVADELLPGLLREYADLPDGLGCWALEADGRFLGWAALHPPASVGLDGTDGLELGYRLLPAARGRGYATEAAAALVRAAFEELRAERVAATTMAVNTASRRVLERAGLRHVRTFFADWPDPIPGSEHGDVVYALTWAEWAAATP
- a CDS encoding undecaprenyl-diphosphate phosphatase → MDWFHAAVLGLVQGLTEFLPVSSSAHLRVFSALAGWDDPGAAFTAVTQLGTESAVLIYFRKDIGAIIRAWTLSLFRAEWRRDQNAKLGWYVIIGTLPIGILGKLFQDTIETTLRDLRLIGTTLILFGVILAVADRSRAVRNARGIESLNFKHALIYGAAQSLALIPGVSRSGGTISAGLFLGYSREAAARYSFLLAIPAVLASGGLELLKIGDGPAPAWGPTILATLIAFAVGYAAIAWFLKYISHNSFTPFVIYRILLGITIIALVTAGTLDPNAGAAH
- a CDS encoding VOC family protein, which codes for MTLTWKLVVDSADAPALAEFWAAALGYEVEDPTALIDTLLADGRLPAAAVLDRDGRKLFRGYSAVRHPEDPYDPVSGIGKGRRILFQHVPEPKQGKNRLHVDIHSDGELAAVVERLEKLGATRVEEQDQGPAGHWWVMRDPEGNEFCVA